The DNA segment GTCCCAGAGGGGCCTGGGTCAGACTTGGCACAGGTATGAGATTTAGGATCCCAAGATGTGAATATGTCTTTAGATGTGGGCAGTGTCGCAGGCATGGGCCTCAGACCCAGCAAGATCTCACTGAATCCTATAATGGAGTTGGAAGAGTTTAGTGATCAGGGTACTCATTTGAGTGAGTAAGTAGGGAGGCTTAGGAAGCGGGTACTTGAAGAAGTAGGTTGCAGTGTTTTAGAACTCTGAATCCATCATTCCCTCCCCTCACCACCAGACGTCAGACTACCCAGTCATCTTGTCCCTGGAGACCCACTGCAGCTGGGAGCAGCAGCAGACCATGGCCCGTCATCTGACTGAGATCCTGGGGGAGCAGCTGCTGAGCACCACCTTGGATGGGGTGCTGCCCACTCAGCTGCCCTCACCTGAGGTAGGGACACTGTTCCTCCGGCCCAGGCTCTGCTGTGGCTTCTGGATTCCGCCACCTGGGCTCCTTCCTCTATGCCCCTCTTTGTTCCCTTCTTTCTATCCTTGGATGGACCATCTTGCTCTTTAATGTCCTTGGATCCTTGGAGACAATTTTAACTTAAAATCTAACCGAACACAGAATTCTATTTATAGCTCTCTAAGTTTTAAATCAACaatttacattatttcttttctcagtggaagtatcttgatttttttctggtaGTTCATAGTTGTTGTGGACTATACAAACAATATAAAGGGAAATCTCCCCTCCTATCATAATCCCAACCTCTCCCATAACAAGCAGCTAtcgatagattttttttttttttttttttttttttttgagacagagttttgctcttgtcgcccaggctggagtgcaatggtgcgatctcagctcactgcaacctctgcctcccgggttcaagcgattctcctgcctcagcctcctgagtagctgggattataggcgtgcaccaccacacctggctaatttttgtattttagtagagatgagatttcactatgttagccaggctggtctcgaatccgtgacctcacgtgatccaccctcctcagcctcccaaagtgctgtgattacaggcgtgagttactgcgcctggccctgagtTTTCAAGTTATGTTTCTAAAGGCTTTCCCACGGTAAGattattcaggccaggcacgttggttcacgcctctaatcccagcactttgggaggccgaggcaggtggatcatgaagtcaggtgttcaagactagcctggccaacatagtgaaaacccatctctactaaaaatacaaattagctgggcatgatggtgggcacctgtaatcccagctacttgggaggctgaggcaggagaattgcttgaacctggaaggtggtggtgcaagtgagctgagattgcgccactgcactccagcccgggcgacagtgcgagactccatctcaaaaaaaaaaaaaaaaagattattcaaaAAGGTTCTCTATTTCCTTCTTGTATTCTTATGTTCTTTATATTGACATGTAAATCTCTAATCTATAATGAGTATTTACTGTGTCAAATGTGTGGCAGGAgaccatatatattattttccatatggATAGAGATATTAAAAGTTTGCTTAACAATATGGGAATTCCAGTTGTATGTATCAAGCAGCTAATCTCTTCCCTCGGGAACTTCCGACCACTCACTCACTTCCTCTGCCTTTGAGAACAATGAGACTGGCATGATTCCCAGAAGGACCCAAGAGCAGACAGGTAGACAGGCCCCTTCATTTTTGTCCCCTAGGAGCTTCGGAGGAAGATCCTGGTGAAGGGGAAGAAGTTAACACTTGAGGAAGACCTGGAAtatgaggaagaggaagcagagccTGAGTTGGAGGAGTCAGAATTGGCGCTGGAGTCCCAGTTTGAGACTGAGCCTGAGCCCCAGGAGCAGAACCTTCAGAATAAGGACAAAAAGAAGGTAAGCCAGGAGTGGTCTTTCTGCTGTGGTATTTAGTCAACTTGTGCAAGCTGAAGGCCTGTTCATGACTAGAGCCGTGCAAGATGCAGGGCCGAGGAGCAATGACCCTTCCTCCCAATGAAGGAGATTTAAGACTGCATACATGGcatcaatatatattatatactgccaTATATAGGTATGTTGCAGTGGCTTTCCAACTTCTTTGGgccacatctttttttaaaaaatgaaatcttacGCAAAATAGATAAATGCAGAACCATCCTAGTTGAAGCACCCATTTGGCTCTCTCCTGGGTGCCCTAGTGACTCCTGAGACATTTTTGTACTTCTTGGTCTTCTTAAAGGCCAGCTTGAAAACCAGTGATGAGCgggtgtgtgtttgtatgtgtaacATTATTATATTGGGTAAGTAGGGGTTACTGGAATGATTGCTGTGATCTCAACCAAAGTGGGCATAGAGAAAGCTTTTTGGAAAGGATGAGTTTTAGGAAGGGCCAGCAGTAGCCAGAGGAGCAGGAAGGAGAGCATTTTGAGGTGGGGAAGGTGAAGGCTCTGAGAAGGCTGTACTAGAGTGGTCCATCTCCCTatggggaagggaggcagagggagaagggATGCCATTGGTGGGGCCTCCAAGATCCTGGTTTGAAGTCTGCCTTTCTCTTGTGTACTTGCGTGGCTCACTCAGCTGACTGACTCCTAGCTTATCCTGTGCTTTCTGGGGCTGTGGTGTCTAACCTGCTGCCATGTCCAGGGATGGAAATGGGAATTCAGGAGACAAATCCAAAGATATTACTCTGGGACTCTCACATCCTTCCAGGTGTGACTTACATGACCATTTGCATACCTTGACATATCTGTCTGGATTCATGTACATTTTGACCAAAGATTATTGTTCGTTTTAAACGAGAGGGAGGGAGGATTATGCCTCTctgtttaaatataataataaatttaaaacctGTCACCCAGGATATAACATAGAGCAAACACAAGCCCAGAGGTTGACACTGATCCCAGCAGTACATGCAGACTGCCTTTATTCCCATTCCCACCCCCAGGTTGTGACGTGCCCGCTGTTTTGTCCGTCTATCTGTTGTCAGATTGTGGCCCAGGCTCCTATTTCCAAGCCTGAGTCCCTTCTCTTGTCCCggcaggtgaggcaggagggagaATACAGTGGGGAGGCAGTGGGCAGAGGTTTAGGTTGGATGGCCATTATCTTCTTCTCTCTCAGACTGCTGAGGGTTCAATTCCATCTTCTTTTCCACCTTCTCCAGAAATCCAAGCCCATCTTGTGTCCAGCCCTCTCTTCCCTGGTTATCTACTTGAAGTCTGTCTCATTCCGCAGCTTCACACATTCAAAGGAGCACTACCACTTCTACGAGATATCATCTTTCTCTGAAACCAAGGCCAAGCGCCTCATCAAGGAGGCTGGTCAGGACCAAAATGGAGGGATGGGGAGGGAAGTGGGATGGATAGGTTCAGGCCTGATGGACTGGCAGGTAAGTCCCAAGAAAAAAGACAAGGTAGCTAAGGAGAGATGAAGGAGTTCAGAAACTCCTCAGAGCAGGCAAGGGCAGAGGAGTTATGAATAGTGGCTCAAGGGTCTAGGGGCACGAAAGCTGGTCTGGATGGACAGAGTAGAGAGGCACAGTGAAACTTTCTGGAGCCAGCTTCAGATGCTGGAGAGAAGGGTGAAGAGTAGGCAGGGTCCTTGGGACTAGGGAAGTGGGAGATGCCACCCCACTTCCATCTCCCTCTCTATACCCTTTTACAGGCAATGAGTTTGTGCAGCACAATACTTGGCAGTTAAGCCGTGTGTATCCCAGCGGCCTGAGGACAGACTCTTCCAACTACAACCCCCAGGAACTCTGGAATGCAGGCTGCCAGATGGGTGAGGAGGAAGCAGGGACTGGGAAGAGGGAGTGGAGGAGCAGCAGGTGGGAAATAAGTTCTCTAGTGATGGTAGGGTTGGGGAATGCTCAAGAAAATTGCTAGGCTGAGAAATGCTATCAGTGGAGGTATTACCAGCAGGTACCGTGCACCCAGTACCTATCTTCTTAACTCCCTGAAAGAGGGGCTGGAAGGCCTCCATGGTGAATCTTGCTCTTCTTTTCTCCTGGGGCCCTCAGTGGCCATGAATATGCAGACTGCAGGGCTTGAAATGGACATCTGTGATGGGCATTTCCGCCAGAATGGCGGCTGTGGCTATGTGCTGAAGCCAGACTTCCTGCGTGATATCCAGAGTTCTTTCCACCCTGAGAAGCCCATCAGCCCTTTCAAAGCCCAGACTCTCTTAATCCAGGTACAATGGAAATAAACTGTTGGGAAGAAACTGAGATAACTGGGATAGAAGTGAGGGAAGAGGTGGCTAGGCCTGACCGGAATGTAGAGGCCGGATAGCCTATTAACAGTGTCTAGTTTTAGCTTTTGGAGCCAGCTGCCTAGCTTCAAACCACAACTTCCTAATTGGGTAAtgttgggcaagttccttaacctctccATACCTCAGTCTGCTCACCTGCAAAATAGGGGTAATACTACCACCTGCCTCACAGGGTTATAAGGAGTATAACAGTTAATATAAAGTTCTTACAATTCCTGGCACACAGGAAGTGCTATAAAAGAGGCTGGCTGGGAGCgatagcttacacctgtaatcccagcgctttagaggccaaggcaggaggactgcttgagcctaggagtttgagaccagtctggaaaacagtgagacccccgtctctacaaaaaatttaaaaattagcctggcatggtggcacatgactatagtcctggctactcaggaggctaaggctggagggtcactttagcccaggagatggaggttgcagtgagctatgactgccccactgcattccagcttggtcAAGAGTATGATCGtgtctctttgaaaaaaaaaaaagtggctgctGTCATTAGCATGCCTACTTTCAAACTGTTGAATTTCTACCTGGAtccatttaatttatttgtttattctgagatagagtcttgctctgctgcccaggctggagtgcagtggcatgatcttggctcactgcaacctccgcctcctgggttcaagtgattctcccatctgagccttccgagtagctgggactacaggcgcccgccaccatgcctggctaattttcgtatttttagtagagatagggtttcaccatgttggccaggctggtctcctggtttcaagtgatctgcccacctcggcctcctgaagtgttgggattacaggtgtgagccaccgtgcccggcctttggGTGCATTTTAAATTGCAGATagaatactagaagaaaatatactaCCCATGGAGGATGTTTTACAAACCAAAAAGCTTCTTCTCCCCTGGGGTTGGGAGTAGGGTCGGGTGGGGCTGGGCTGAGCAGGAACTTGTGAGATTCCAGAGCCCTGACTACAGGTGATCAGCGGTCAGCAACTCCCCAAAGTGGACAAGACCAAAGAGGGGTCCATTGTGGATCCACTGGTGAAAGTGCAGATCTTTGGTGTCCGTCTAGACACAGCACGGCAGGAGACCAACTATGTGGAGAACAATGGTGAGAAACTGGCAGTGCTGGGGAGGTGGGGGTAGGAGCATGATTAGTTCTCCTTCTAGTCTGTCTTCCATTAAGTATAGCGTCTGTTATTGCATGTCCCCACATGGGAGGCAGTGTGGAACAGTACAAAGAATCCTGGCTCTTCACTTAAAAGCTCCAGTGACCCGGGCAAATTACTTGCTTACTCTGAGCCtttttccttacctgtaaaatgctGATTGCCATCTAGATTAAATGAGAACACAAGAAAAGCAACCCAGTCAAGAAAACTGTCATAAtgtcttcttatttctttctgtcCACCAACTCAGGTTTTAATCCATACTGGGGGCAGACACTATGTTTCCGGGTGCTGGTGCCTGAACTTGCCATGCTGCGTTTTGTGGTAATGGATTATGACTGGAAATCCCGAAATGACTTTATTGGTCAGTACACCCTGCCTTGGACCTGCATGCAACAAGGTGAGCCAGCCCCTTTGACCCCTGGCCAATACCCCAGCTCTGGCTGCCTTCCTAATGCTGTCCTCCTGCCCCTTCCAGGTTACCGCCACATTCACCTGCTGTCCAAAGATGGCATCAGCCTCCGCCCAGCTTCCATCTTTGTGTATATCTGCATCCAGGAAGGCCTGGAGGGGGATGAGTCCTGAGGTGGGCATTTCACGGGAAGGGTTGGTGTGCTGGCTTTAGATGGTGAGAAACATCTGGAAGGATGCTCTAGAGAACAAATGGAGGTGGTGAAAATCAAGCTTTGGATTGTGCATTCCTAGGCACAAAATTACCTCATTCTTCCTAACAAGCAATCTGGGACCTGATTTTccaccttttttctcttttcttcccttcctttgttTTCATAAGCCTTTGGTATCTTTCCTGCCCCTTTCCTTTGTGTACTCTATACTGGAGTTCCCTTCTTCCTCTTGCTGTAGGCTCAATCCCATACCGACATCTACAACTAATCTTTCCCATCAATTCTGTGTGAAGGCAGGTTGCAACTAGAAATTCAGAGGGGCTTGGAACAGAGAAACCTAAAGAAGCATCATCCCCTCCATCCCCAACTTCCTCAAAGCCCAAAGCCAAGGGAAGGATAAATCAAGGCTCAAGCCTTCCCCAGCAAAGATTAGGGAAAGAGACTTGACCCCAGGACTGTACTACGACTCTTAAGAGAACACTGCACAGCACTCAAAGTCCCCCACTGGACTGCTTCCTCCTTAGCCCCACTGGTATAAATATATCTATCTGTCTCCAATTTGGCTTCAATATGGTCTGTCATTGTTGGGCAAGAAGGGGAGGTACAAGGGTTGTGGGGACATCTGGGTAGTCAGGTGAGACAAGGAAAAGGTAGAGAAAGAGGTTCCCAGGAGACCTCTTGCATGTGCTACATAGGAAGGACACAGAGTATGGCTTTTAAGAATCACGGCAAAAGCAGACAAAAGGTTATGTGGTCCCAGCCTTCCTGAAGAGTCTGGCTGGAACCATCCTGGTTTATGTCTGTTGTCCcagcataattattaatagtaccCTCTTTAAGTTTTCCCAGTGTGTCCCAGTTTAGATGATCAATTATATAGTAAGGCACTACAGAATTATACTGTGAAGCAGTTATAGAATTCTGAATTGGAGATTTTCCTCTCTAGTCATCTGCCTTTCCATAGTATCCTTGTGTTTTAACACCTTAGTGTAGCTGCTGAGCCAGTCTGAGGATTGATGATGAGCTAAAGTTGCTTCTAGGAGGAGGCTTAGTGGGTAGCAATCCTCCCTCTATAGATACAGGTAGACAAAGGAGCTTGGAAGTAGGGAGCAGGTCAAGGGTCAAAATGGCTCAAGGACAGGGAGAAGGCAGACCTAGGCCTGTTTCAGTATCAATACTGAGTGAAGATGGAAGGGACAAAAGGGAGGCAGAGGTCTGAGAGGGGACAGAGTTGATCAAGATGACAGCCTGGAAATGTTAAGACAGGGATTTGGATGAATCTATAATGTAGTAACCACTTTCTGTTTAACATGCTTTATAGAGCATTAGGCACAACAGCACATGCAGTTAGATACAACTGTTTTTAGAAGATTCTGAAAGAAAATAGGAGTTGACACagtaagaaggaaagagaagatggaGTGGGTAAAATCCAGATCTTATAGCCAGGGACTTTGATGGAGTGatggtgaagaaactgagaactTGCAGGTTAAAAACGCAATGTACAGCAATAAGAAATCAACGTTATAGTCCATGTCCCTCTTTTATATGGGTGATAATTTCAAAGTACTATAGCCAGAGTCCCAGGAAGGTTCTAGTCACCCTTGTACCCCAAAAGCCAGTCTTTCCTTAGGCTCTGAGCTCCTCAGGCTAGCGCTGGTCCCAGTCTGCACATCTCAGACCATACCCTCTTCCTATACAGGAGGTGGGGCAGGCTTTCAGCCCTCAGGTCCAGTGTGGGGAGCGGCAGGAGCAGGAGGGCTGGGATCCTCCAGCTGCACATCATGCAGGTGCACTGTGGGGGTGGTGGGGTCTTTGCCCACACCCTGGTTTGGGTCGGCTTGGTCAGGGTGGTGCCTGCGTACGTGCTTGACCACCTGGAACTTTTGCTTGGCCTTGTAGTTGCAGAGGCGGCAAAAGAAGGGGTGGCGGTCGGTGTGGGTGAGGGCATGATGGCGCAGGCCAGCAGCCCAGCGGAAAGCACGGTGGCACACATTGCACACATAGGGTTTGGCCTCACTGTGCTTGCGAAGGTGGGTGCGCAGCAGGAAGCGCGTCTTGAAGGCCTTCCCACACTGCTCACACATGAAAGCCCGTGCTTCTCGATGCCGGGTCTCCTGGTGCACACGCAGTGCATCAGCCCGGTTGGTGCAGTACTCACACTCGGGACACTGGTATGGCTTCAGTCCTACAGGACAGGGAACAAATCACCATTGAAAGGCGGTGGAGCAAGGTTCACTGGGCCATGCAGTTACTGCAATCAGTGGATATAAAGAATGCAAGCAGCAAGTTGACTAATGACCATATCTTTGGAATGCTCCAGTCCTCTAGTCCTGtctgacatttcttttttcttttatttttctttgagacggagtttcgctcttgttgcccaggctggagtgcaatggcgcaatctcggctcactacaacctccgcctcccaggttcaagtgatcctcctgcctcagtttcccaagtagctggaataacaggcatgggccaccacacctggctaattttgtatttttagtgaagacagggtttcaccatgttggccaggctggtcttgaactctggacctccaGTGAtgtgccctccttggcctcccaaagtgctgggattacaggcatgagccaccgcgcccggccctgtctGACATTTCTGTGCCTTTCCAACACAGCGTCCTTGTACATCAACAAGAACTCAATGTTGTAGTCCCAGCAATCAATGTTGTGGGTGCCCAATGGATACTGATGATTAACGGGACCTCTAACCAACTAGCTACCTGAGAGTAATGAATACTCAAATATGGAAGGGTTTCCCCATGGGAAATTATAACCCTCTTTTGGTCACAGAGTACTCATGGAATTCGACAATTCATTTAAACACAATGGCTTGTTCAACTCAAAAAGTCAaagacccagcctgggcaacaaagtgagaccctgtctacaaaaaaattaggtgggcgtggtggcgtgcacttgtagacccagctaattgggaggctaaggcaagaagaTGATgtgcacccaggagtttgaggttgtagtgagctatgactgcaccactgcactccagcatgggcagcagagcaagaccctgtcactgaaaaaaaaaaaaaaaaaagtaaaagaaatacttaggaagggccgagcatggtggctcacgcctgtaatcccagcactttgggaggccgaggcgggcggatcatgaggtcaggagattgagaccattctggctaacacggtgaaacccccatctctactaaaaatacaaaaacttagccgggtgtggtggcaggtgcctgtagtcccagctactcgggaggctaaggcaggagaatggcgtgaacccggaaggcagaggcagaacttgcagtgagctgagattgcgccactgcactccaggctgggcaacagagcgaggctctgtctcaaaaaaaaaaaaaaaaagaaaagaaatacttaggAGGGAAGAGGTAGAGGTGAAATAAGTGGCATTCATAAAAGCAGAGGGCCTTGAAATGCTCCTAATCAATTCCTCCACATAGGGGATCAGATGCAATAAGCACAGGCACACGATTGTGTGCTTTCAAGAACCAGGTTTGTGGATTCCATCCACACCCAGGAGAAGAAAAGGACAGACTGGAACAGGAGAATCCTTCACTTTCTCCTTTTTAACTCATTATAGTTCCATCATGTCTGTGTAAGAGCCAGGCAAATCTGCCCTTAGTCACGCAAGTTTGAGTTGGGGGTTCTCAAGAGGGGAAAAATGACTGACTTCGTAACACagtcacctgggaagcttttggAAAGTACATATGCCCAGGCTCTCAGGTTTACCCTTCTGATTCTGACAGGTCTTCAGTGGGTTGGGGAGCCATTCTGGCACATACAACCCCAGCCTGCCCTCTACTCCCAATGTGAAAATTGATGTTGGCCCTGAATTGGAACAAGGACCAACCTTGGTAAGGTTAGGTTTGCCAGGGAACAAAGGAACCCTTCAGGCCTGTCGAAACCACACAGACTCACCTGTATGCTTGGTCATGTGGTATTTGAGCTGGTTGACCCACTTGCACTTGTAGCCACACTCAGGGCACAGGTACTTCCGTTCCTCCTTGTGGATCCGCATGTGGTACTGGAAGAGGCAAGagcaaaaagcagaaaatatagtaagtgctcaataaatgttagctgttattatccAGGTTATTCTTGCCCTGTTCTATGCCTTTATCATATGGCAAGCAGACATTATggaactttgtttttcttaatcttCAGTTTGCTtgctagggattttttttttttttaaagagacagggtctcactctgttgcccaggctggagtgaactggtgtgatcacagctctctgcagccttaacctcctgggctaaagtgatcctcccacctcagcctcccaagtagctgggaatacaggcatgtgccacaatgtccagctaattaaaaaaatttatttttgtaaagacagagtctccatatgttgccctggctggtctcaaactcctgggctcaagcaatcctctggccttggcctcccaaagtgctaggattacaggcgtgagccacctcacctggccaataattttttttttttttttgagatggagtctcgctgtgtcgcccaggctggagtgtagcggcgcgatctcagctcactgcaagttctgcctcccaggttcacgccattcacctgcctcagcctcttgagtagctgggactacaggtgcccaccaccacacccggctaattttttgtatttttagtagagacggggtttcacagtgttagccaggatggtctcgatctcctgacctcatgatccgcccaccttggcctcccaaagtgctgggattacaggcgtgagccaccgcacccagcctcaatttttttttttaaatgggatcttgctctgtcacccaggctggggtgcagtggcatgatcatagctcactgcagcctcaaattcctaggctcaagcaatcctcccacctcagcctcctgagtagctgggactacaggtacttgccaccatgcccagctgattaaGAAAAAGTTTTTGTAATAGGATCTCGCTCTGCTGCTGagtggtcttcaactcctggcttcaagcaatcctcctaactTGGTATctcaaagtgttaagattacaggcgtgagccacattaTGGAACTTtatctttacaacaaccctatgaagttggtattatctcatttttaacagatgaagaatCTGAGGCTTGGTAAAGgaactttcccaaagtcacagagctaatATCTGGAGGAGTCAAGGCAGTTTAGAGAACCAAGGCAGTTTaactccagagcctgtgctcctTCCACTTCCTGCCCCATATCCTCTGACATTACCTTGAGGCGAGAGGGATCAGCACAGGCATAGGGGCAGAGGTGACAGTGGTAAGGCTTTTCCCCAGTGTGGATGCGGCTGTGCCAGGTGATCTTCTGTCGGTTCTTGGTGCTGTAAGCACAATCGGTGCACTTGTAGAGACGAGTGCCCCCATGCCCTTTCACATGGTGATCTAGTACCAGCTGATGGCGGCATGTGAAGTCACAAAAGGGGCAGTGTAGGGGGGGCTGGCCAGCATCCCCATCCCCATCTGAGGCTGCCACGGCTGCTGAAGTCTCCTCATGCTGTTCCAGGTAGTGCTTTACCAGGCCCACCCGCTCCCGGGCagcaaagtcacagagctgacaGCGGTGGCTGAAATGCTGCTGCCTCCGGTGCTCATCCAGAGCCGGTCGGCTAGGGAAGGCCTCCTGGCAGGCCCCACACTCAAGCCGTGGGTGCTGTTTACGGGTGTGTCCTCGTaagctggcagggctggggcaCAGCAACCCACAGCGGGAACAGTGCAGGGGGCCCTCAGTGGTCTCTGCAGGAGAGCCAGGGGCAGGCTGTGCAGGCTCGGGGTGTCGGCGCAGACCATGCTGCTTAAGTGCTGTCTCTGAGCTGAACTGGGCTTCACACTGGGAGCAGGCAAAGGCTGGGGTGCCTTGGTGGCAGCTGTTGACATGACGAGTGATGTCATGGCGAAGGTAGCCACTGTAGTCACAAAGTGGACAGAAGTGGGTGGGTGTTTTGTCATGTACCCTTAACCGGTGCAAGCGCAGTTTCGAGTTGGTACCAAACGTCTGGGGGCAAGAGCTGCAGGGGA comes from the Pan troglodytes isolate AG18354 chromosome 13, NHGRI_mPanTro3-v2.0_pri, whole genome shotgun sequence genome and includes:
- the PLCD4 gene encoding 1-phosphatidylinositol 4,5-bisphosphate phosphodiesterase delta-4 isoform X6, with the translated sequence MASLLQDQLTTDQDLLLMQEGMPMHKVRSKSWKKLRYFRLQNDGMTVWHARQARGSAKPSFSISDVETIRNGHDSELLRSLAEELPLEQGFTVVFHGRRSNLDLVANSVEEALIWMRGLQLLVDLVTSMDHQERLDQWLSDWFQRGDKNQDGKMSFQEVQRLLHLMNVEMDQEYAFSLFQAADTSQSGTLEGEEFVQFYKALTKRAEVQELFESFSADGQKLTLLEFLDFLREKQKERDCTSELALELIDRYEPSDSGKLRHVLSMDGFLSYLCSKDGDIFNPACLPIYQDMTQPLNHYFICSSHNTYLVGDQLCGQSSVEGYIRALKRGCRCVEVDVWDGPSGEPVVYHGHTLTSRILFKDVVATVAQYAFQTSDYPVILSLETHCSWEQQQTMARHLTEILGEQLLSTTLDGVLPTQLPSPEELRRKILVKGKKLTLEEDLEYEEEEAEPELEESELALESQFETEPEPQEQNLQNKDKKKKSKPILCPALSSLVIYLKSVSFRSFTHSKEHYHFYEISSFSETKAKRLIKEAGNEFVQHNTWQLSRVYPSGLRTDSSNYNPQELWNAGCQMVAMNMQTAGLEMDICDGHFRQNGGCGYVLKPDFLRDIQSSFHPEKPISPFKAQTLLIQVISGQQLPKVDKTKEGSIVDPLVKVQIFGVRLDTARQETNYVENNGFNPYWGQTLCFRVLVPELAMLRFVVMDYDWKSRNDFIGQYTLPWTCMQQGYRHIHLLSKDGISLRPASIFVYICIQEGLEGDES
- the PLCD4 gene encoding 1-phosphatidylinositol 4,5-bisphosphate phosphodiesterase delta-4 isoform X2 is translated as MASLLQDQLTTDQDLLLMQEGMPMHKVRSKSWKKLRYFRLQNDGMTVWHARQARGSAKPSFSISDVETIRNGHDSELLRSLAEELPLEQGFTVVFHGRRSNLDLVANSVEEALIWMRGLQLLVDLVTSMDHQERLDQWLSDWFQRGDKNQDGKMSFQEVQRLLHLMNVEMDQEYAFSLFQAADTSQSGTLEGEEFVQFYKALTKRAEVQELFESFSADGQKLTLLEFLDFLREKQKERDCTSELALELIDRYEPSDSGKLRHVLSMDGFLSYLCSKDGDIFNPACLPIYQDMTQPLNHYFICSSHNTYLVGDQLCGQSSVEGYIRALKRGCRCVEVDVWDGPSGEPVVYHGHTLTSRILFKDVVATVAQYAFQTSDYPVILSLETHCSWEQQQTMARHLTEILGEQLLSTTLDGVLPTQLPSPEELRRKILVKGKKLTLEEDLEYEEEEAEPELEESELALESQFETEPEPQEQNLQNKDKKKVVTCPLFCPSICCQIVAQAPISKPESLLLSRQVRQEGEYSGEAVGRGLGWMAIIFFSLRLLRVQFHLLFHLLQKSKPILCPALSSLVIYLKSVSFRSFTHSKEHYHFYEISSFSETKAKRLIKEAGNEFVQHNTWQLSRVYPSGLRTDSSNYNPQELWNAGCQMVAMNMQTAGLEMDICDGHFRQNGGCGYVLKPDFLRDIQSSFHPEKPISPFKAQTLLIQVISGQQLPKVDKTKEGSIVDPLVKVQIFGVRLDTARQETNYVENNGFNPYWGQTLCFRVLVPELAMLRFVVMDYDWKSRNDFIGQYTLPWTCMQQGYRHIHLLSKDGISLRPASIFVYICIQEGLEGDES
- the PLCD4 gene encoding 1-phosphatidylinositol 4,5-bisphosphate phosphodiesterase delta-4 isoform X4; this translates as MASLLQDQLTTDQDLLLMQEGMPMHKVRSKSWKKLRYFRLQNDGMTVWHARQARGSAKPSFSISDVETIRNGHDSELLRSLAEELPLEQGFTVVFHGRRSNLDLVANSVEEALIWMRGLQLLVDLVTSMDHQERLDQWLSDWFQRGDKNQDGKMSFQEVQRLLHLMNVEMDQEYAFSLFQAADTSQSGTLEGEEFVQFYKALTKRAEVQELFESFSADGQKLTLLEFLDFLREKQKERDCTSELALELIDRYEPSDSGKLRHVLSMDGFLSYLCSKDGDIFNPACLPIYQDMTQPLNHYFICSSHNTYLVGDQLCGQSSVEGYIRALKRGCRCVEVDVWDGPSGEPVVYHGHTLTSRILFKDVVATVAQYAFQTSDYPVILSLETHCSWEQQQTMARHLTEILGEQLLSTTLDGVLPTQLPSPEELRRKILVKGKKLTLEEDLEYEEEEAEPELEESELALESQFETEPEPQEQNLQNKDKKKVVTCPLFCPSICCQIVAQAPISKPESLLLSRQKSKPILCPALSSLVIYLKSVSFRSFTHSKEHYHFYEISSFSETKAKRLIKEAGNEFVQHNTWQLSRVYPSGLRTDSSNYNPQELWNAGCQMVAMNMQTAGLEMDICDGHFRQNGGCGYVLKPDFLRDIQSSFHPEKPISPFKAQTLLIQVISGQQLPKVDKTKEGSIVDPLVKVQIFGVRLDTARQETNYVENNGFNPYWGQTLCFRVLVPELAMLRFVVMDYDWKSRNDFIGQYTLPWTCMQQGYRHIHLLSKDGISLRPASIFVYICIQEGLEGDES